The Nostoc sp. 'Lobaria pulmonaria (5183) cyanobiont' DNA window ACACCGGATTTATCTTTAGTTAAGCGTTAAATTATTGGCAACGCTACTAGGATTTAAACCGTGTAAAGTTATATGTCAAAAATTAACCAGATCCAAAATGAACTACGGCAACAAAGCGGTGAAAAGTTCCAAAAGCTTGCCGATGCTTACCTTCACAAGAAAGGATATGAGCGGATTAATCCTATTGGCTCTGTAATTGGTGCTGACAAAGTGAGGACAGGAACTCCTGATACATTAGTAATCCTACCTAATGGAAAGTATGTCTTTGCAGAATACACAACAGAGAAGAAAGGAGTTGCTCAGAAATTTAAGAAAGACCTCGACAAGTGCTTTGATGAGGTAAAAACTGGAATATCTGTTGAAAAAATCCAAGAGATAGTTTTATGTCACACATCGATGCTTTCCCCAGACGAAGAAGTTTTATTGAGGGAGGAATGCCAGAACCGAGGAGTCAACCTTAATATCTTTGGTCTTGGCCCTATATCTTATGACCTTTACCAAAAATATCCAGGCATTGCAAGAGATTTCCTTGGAGTTGAGGTAGATACAGGACAAATCGTTGATCTTGATGAATTTATTAAGGCTTACGATAAAAAAGCGGCTACTCCTCTTAATACAACTTTCCACTTTCGAGAGGAAGAGTTAAAGCAAGTATTGCAAGGATTGAATAACAGTAATCTTGTTATTGTGTCTGGCAAAGCAGGCATTGGTAAATCTCGATTGGCGCTCGAATCTTGCAATCAATTTTTAGCAAGTCACCCTGAATATCAGGTTAGATGTATTTTTCTTCGAGGAGCAAATATTTTTGAGGATCTCCGTGTCTATTTTTCAGAACCGGGCTGTCACCTCATTTTTGTAGATGATGCGAATCGGGTTAACTCATTTGAGTACTTCATTCAAATCCTTCATGACCAGCGCGAGGATCAACAAATCAAGGTCATTGCTACTGTTCGAGATTATGCTTTTGCAAAAGTTAAGGAATTAGCGCAGTCATATAAAAATTGGACTGAGATAGAGCTAAACTCTTTGGACGAAAATCACATAAAGCAAATACTTAAGGATGAGTACGAAATTCTTAATCCCCTGTATCTCAACAGAATTGCCGATATTGCTCAAGGAAATCCTCGTCTTGCAATCATGGCTGCACTGTTAGCAAAACAAGAAGAGAGACTTGACAGCATTAATAATGTATCTAATCTTTACGACGAGTATTATTCTTCAATCCGAAAAGATTTGCAAGAACTCGGTGATGAAAACCTCTTGAAAGCTGCTGGTATTGTTGCCTTTTTTAGGACGGTAGATCGTTCAAATGAAAAGATGATGGAGGAAATTGAGACAGCATTCGGTATTAGCCAAGAAGTTTTTTGGAAAGCTGTTCGCCAGCTACATGATCATGAATTGCTCGATATGTACGAGAATGAGATCGTGCGAGTCTCTGATCAAGTTCTGGCTACCTATCTTTTTTACCTTGCCTTCTTTAAGGAAAAATTACTTAATTTTGCTATTCTCCTAAATCACTTTTTCCCTCAGCTTCAGTATCGAATTGTTGACGCTCTCAATCCTGTTATGAGTACTTTTGATAGTGAAAGAATCATAGATGTAATGCGTCCACACGTTAATCAAGCATGGCAAACATATCAAAATGCAGGAGACGAAAAAAATCTGATGCACTTCATACAGGTGTTCTGGTTCCTTAAGCAAACAGACATCCTTGTATATATTCATAACTGCATTTCCGCAATGGAACCGGAATTACCAGACCTCTCTAAATTGAAAATTGAGCCTAACTCTAATATTCCATCACCTTCTATCCTCAGCACACTAGGGTTATTCAACCATTCAAATGAGAATAATCTTCAAATGGCATTAGAGCTTATTTTGGAGTATGTCACAAAACGACCGACCCAAATATCGCAAGTGCTTTACCTTCTTACCGAACGATTTGGGTTTGATCACGAATCCTATTGTTATAGGTTTACTATCCAGCAGATAGTAATTGATATACTGTGGGAACGGGTTAAGGATGGTGAAGACATAATGTTTTCAAAGCTATTTCTCGCGGTGGCTGAACATTATCTTTACACCGACTTCAACACTACTAGGATGAAAGGGAAAGGGATCAACATCTTTAACTTCACCTTACCACCAACGCCAGAACTGGCTGAACTTAGACAAAAAATTTGGCAGAGGGTATTCCAACTTTATCAAGTACCTATTCTCAAGGAAGATGTGCTTAATCTTCTTTACAAGTATAGTACATCAGGCTATAAAGTCTCAGTAGTGGAAATAATTATCCAAGATTCATCTAAGGTGCTTCCTTTTCTTGAGTCATATCTGGATACCAGTAGCTATTCTCATTGCCTGATAGTTCAAAGCTACTTAGATAAATTAGAGTATCAAAAATTAGAAATCTCCGATAATGACAATAAAACCATTATTTTGATGAAAATTATGGCTAATTTCTGGAGATGTCTATTGTGTGAAACTTTGCGCGATTTATTTACGAATAAAACCTATGCAATGTCTAAAGTTCTTATTTCTGATAAACCAGAGAGACGATATCTAAATCTAGAATATGAGGAATACGAGCAACTTAGGCAACAACGAATTCAAGACTTCTTTGTAAACTACAACTTGGAAGACTACAAGCAATTCTTTGAGCAATGCCTTGAAATTCAGGAGCAAACAGACCGCCGAAATCATAATACATCCCATCTTCCAAGCCAAGTAGCCGCAGTACTTATTAACCTGGCAAATCGAGATCCACAACTCTATGCTGATGTAGTTCAAGATTACATTAGTATTGGAAATCCACTGAGGATTAATGATTTTCGACTTATCAATCACTTAATTCAAATATTAGATATTAATAAAACTTATGAAATTCTAAACCAAAGTTCTTATTATTTAAAAAGAAAGTGGTTGTTTGACTTTTATCAGTTATTACCTCAAGAACTGATTATAGAAGAACATTTAGATCAACTTTATAGCATTTATAAAGAAAGTGATGTAAATGATATACCACACGATTTGAACTTTGTCCTAAAATACCGTGCGCTAGATGAAAATCTATTGGTTAAGATAGTCGAAATTCTCCTGGCAAATGGTTATGAAAATTCTAATAAGTCTTATCCACTATCATGCTTATTTCATAGATATGAAGTCAATACAACTTTACTTAACCTTTTAGATAACCAATTAAATTTACTGAAACAAGCTTATCTTCAAGTACTGAAAAATGACTGGGATATAGATGATAATGGACAATACTTTGCTTATATCCTGAAACGCGATCCAGAATTCATCCTTGAATACATGGATTGGATTTACCACCAAGAATATCAATCATATCATTTTGATAATGGACGAGATTATTCCTTTCTATGGCAATGTGACAACTATGAAAACCTGATGACGCAGATAATTGAATATATTTATCAACGGGATGAGGAGTATCTTAGCTTAGGCTCTATTAGACTTAGCAAATTCTTCATTCTCAGTGCAGATGGAAAAGATAATGCAACTTTGTGGAAGCGGCAAGATAAGATCCTGATGAAATTACTAGAATCTCGATGTAATGAGATTCCGTTTACCCAGCTTATATTTGATATAGTTACAAATTTCTCATTTGAAAGAAGACTTTCATTTGTTGACTTTTTTATAAGGCATAACCAAAAATTCGATGACTTTAAAAAACTTCGCCTAGAACCTAGCTCTTGGAGTAGCTCAGGAAGTGGAGTTCCCGTATATCAGAACCGCGTTGAGTATTTAGAGTCATTGCTTCCACTTTTTAATAGTGTACCTTTTCTGCAACATAAACAATACATAGAGCAACTTATTCAGTGGTTAAGGGAAGAAATTGAAAGAGAAAAGAAGCGAGACTTCATGCACGACTAGGTTACGAAATACTAGCTAATTTAAGAACAACATCATGGACACTGCTAAACTCACCACTGATGGCACTCACCAAATGGTCATTTTGCCCGAAGATTTTCAACTCACTGGTACTGAAGTTTCTATCAAAAAAATTGGTAACGCCATTGTCCTCATTGCCAAAGATAACCCCTGGCAATCCCTCATTGATAGTCCAGACAATTTTTCTGATGACTTCATGAATTCTAGAGTTCAGCCAGTTCTTGACACTAGAGAAAATTTTTAAATGCGATACCTGCTTGATACCAACATCTGCATTTACCTCATTAAGCAAAAACCCCAAAAAGTACTGGATAAATTCCAAACTCTTAGCATTTCTGATGTTGGTATCTCCTCCATCACCGTTGCTGAACTCGAATACGGAGTTGCCAAAAGGAGCTAGTGCGTTGGGCGGCTTTGCCGACTTGAAGCAACTAGCGTCCAACAGCAAGAGAAAAACCGCATCGCCCTGATGCAACTTCTGCTACCTCTAGAAATTGTCGAATTCAATCAATCATCTGCAACGATTTACGCCAGCATCAGAAGTGATCTCGAAAGTAGAGGACTTATTATTGGTGCAATGGATATGCTCATTGCTTCTCATGCGCTCAGTTTAGGAGTTACCCTCGTCACCAATAATATGCGAGAGTTTTCTCGTATTCCTACGCTCCTATTAGAAAACTGGGTTGATTAGTTGTCAATATGCGAGATGTGATGATATTGCGTTACTGGCATCCTGTAATATCAATCAAAATAACTGTAAGCTCAATAAAAATCAGCATCATGAGTATTATCGTCTTCGGCAGCATCAATATAGACTTGGTAGCAACAACACCCCGGTTGCCAGTTGCAGGAGAAACGTTACTAGGAGAAGACTTTTTTAAAGTTTCGGGAGGGAAAGGAGCCAATCAAGCCGTAGCATTAGCAAAATTGGGAATTCCTACTCAGATAGTGGGGCGTGTAGGCGCAGACGATTTTGGTTCCGAACTTATTAACAATTTGCAAGCATCTGGTGTACAGACTGATAACATTTTTGTGGATAAAACTGTTAGTTCTGGAGTCGCTATTATCACCGTGAGTCAGACTGGTGAAAATCAAATAGTCGTCATTCCTGGTGCAAATGGGCGCGTCAATCAAGAAGATGTAGAGCGATTATCCTACTTTTTACCAGAAGCTACAGCACTACTTTTACAACTAGAAATTCCTATTACTGCCGTGATTGCTGCTGCTCAAGTGGCACAACGTGCAAACATAAAAGTAATTTTTGACCCCGCACCCGCACAATCTAATTTACCAGATGAATTGTATCCATTGGTAGACATTATTACACCAAATGAAGTTGAGGCAGCGCAGTTGGTTGGTTTTCCTGTGGATGGAGAGGAACAAGCAGCCAAAGCCGCTGCGGTTTTATTGCAACGGGGTGTGAAATGTGCGATCGTCAAACTGGGTGCTAAGGGTGTTTTTTGTGCGACTGCTGAAGAAAAGTTTTTTGTACCCGCGTTTTCAGTTCATGCAGTTGACACAGTAGCCGCAGGCGATGCTTTTAATGGTGGTTTAGCGGCGGCACTTTTTGAAGGACTTTCCTTACATCAAGCAGTTGTTTGGGGTGCAGCAGCAGGTGCTTTGACAGCGACAAAACCAGGCGCCCAAACTTCGCTACCGGATAGGTTTACATTTGATGCATTTCTTAAGGAAAGGAAAATGAATGGTGGTTTTCAAGGGTAGGTATTTAAAAAAGTATAGATAAACAGGTAAAATGCTTATCCAATCGGGGTAGGCAGAAATATCAGTGCAAAGCTTCTGGACGATGTATGGTGTGTAGCAGGAGAAATGCAGATAGTAAAAGTGAGGAATTAAGTATGGCACTATATCTAGACTCAGCGATCGCATCGGAAGCTGAAGTTGTTAAGCTTTGGGGATGGGTAAAAGGTATTACAACAAATCCCACGCTATTGTCTCAAAGCGATACTCCACCAGAAACCACGCTCAAAAAGTTGGTTGCCTTGACAAATGGCCCGTTATACTATCAACTTATGGCATCTGATAAAGCTGGGATGCTAGCTGAAGCTAGAAAAGCTTTCGAGATTATTGGTTCACAAACAATTTTGAAGATTCCCGCAACACCGTTAGGGTTTGAAGTGGTGGCGAGTCTATCACCAGAGATTACCTGTTCAGTGACAGCGATTTATAGTGCAGCACAGGCAGCAGTAGCACGAGAAGCAGGAGCGAAAATTGCCATAGCTTATGTAAATCGAGCTACCCGATTGTTAGGTGATGGTATTGCCTTAGTGCGGGATATGGCTAGCGTACTCAAAGGTAGTGATACGGAAATCTTGGCAGCTAGTATCAAATCTCCTGAAGAAGCAGCCGCATCGTTGCAAGCCGGGGCAGATCATTTAACTTTACCACTGACAATGTTGCAGGCGATCGCAACTCATGAATTCTCACAAAAAACTGTTGAAGAATTCGCTAAAGGAGGCATTGGTTTAACTAATTCGTAATTTGTAATTCGTATGGGATCAATAAGTGAATTTAGCTAAACTATAAAAATCAAATTTACTCAACATCTCCAAAAATGTGAAGCTTACGACCCTGTAACCGGAAAATCTTTCTCTTCAGGTTCCGAAACTGATGTGTGTATGTGGATTGAACAGCTTTATAGGTATTAAAAATATGACACAACTTACTTTGGTAATCGGCAACAAAAATTATTCATCTTGGTCACTTCGTCCTTGGTTAGCGATGAAGCAATTCGGTTTGGAATTCAATGAGATTCGGATTCCTCTCTATAACAACCCAGATTGTTCATTGAAAATTCGGCAATATTCGTCATCAGGAAAAGTACCTGTGTTATTGCACGATACGCAAACGGTGTGGGATTCTCTCGCTATTTGTGAATATTTAGCGGAAACATTTCCGAATCTGCAATGGTGGCCAGAGGAGAAGGCTGCAAGAGCATTAGCCCGTTCTATCAGTGCGGAAATGCACTCAGGATTTCAAAACTTACGTCAGAATATGCCGATGAACTGCCGTGCCAAATATCCTGGTAAAGGTTTAGCATCAGTTGTACAACAAGACATTGACCGCATAACTAGTATTTGGCAGGAATCGCGTCAAAAGTTTGGGGCTGGGGGCAATTTTTTATTTGGTAATTTCACGATTGCCGATGCGTTTTTTGCTCCAGTTGTCCTGCGGTTTATCACCTATGATGTGCACTTAGATACTGTTTCTAGAAATTATCTGGAGTCAGTTTTGGCACTTCCAGCAATGCAAGAGTGGATAAATGCAGCAAAGAATGAGACAGAAGTTATTCCTCAATATGAGTTTTAGTGAAATAGCAAATAAGAAAAACTTCAATTATAGATGCAAATCAAAGGGATATTCCTACTAAACACTTCTAGAAATTAAATATGCGTTATCTAGAACCCTTGTACAGAGACATAGCAATGTTACGTCTCTACATTCTTTTTTAGAGATTGATAATTTGAAATAGTTATGACCCCCTGTAGTACCGCCGATGCTTTGGGAGGACGGCGTTAGCTGGGGGTGAATTTTCTTACAAATCATTTAGAATTGCGATCGCTCTCTTAAGCTACCCTGGTAAACTGTAAGGTCTATCAAGGAAAATCGCCCGCTCCATCCCAACACTGTTCAATAGCTTTAAAAGCTCTAGTGCTTATGGAGCATAGCTTATAGCTTTACAAACGTGCTCTTATTCTCTAACGACTGTTTAATAGCGTTAAGCTAGAATAAATCCATTTTAATATTAGTAATGCCTAATATTCAAGAACACGTAAACACTCTGATTACGAAATTTGTTCCGGGTTATAGATTTTTTCGTTTACAAGAACTCACAATTGATAAAAATAATTCACTGCAAACAGAGATTAATAGTAACTCAATTAAAGTTCTCAGTTGGAATATTGCTAAACAAAACTATAATAACGCTTGGTTAGAAGATTTTTCAAAAATAATTGCGACTTATCAACCAAACTTTATATTTTTACAAGAATTTTCTTTAAAGTTAGAGGCAGACGAATGGGCAACCTGGCTGAAAATGAATTGGAATTTTGCTCCTAATTTTGTAGACATTCATCATCAAACTTATTCAGGAATTTTTACAGCCTCGACAATCAAACCAATTACCAAAAAAGTTATAACTACTAAACATTATGAACCGATTGTTAAAACTCCGAAAATTTCTTTAATTACTGAGTATCTGCTATCTGAACAAAATACAACTATCCTAACAATCAATACTCATTTGATCAATTTTGTAGATTTAAATAAATTTAAAATTCAACTAAATGAATTAGAGCGGGCGTTATCTACACATCGGGGGCCACTAATCTTTTCAGGAGATTTCAATACTTGGAGTCGAAAAAGAGCAGTTATCCTCAATCAAGTAACAACTCAATTGGGATTAACGCCTGTAATTTTTGCACCTGATGAGAAGGAGAAAATTAAACGCTTCCTGTTATCACCGCCTTTAGATCATATCTTTTATCGAAATCTTAGTGTGAAGAAAGCCAGTGCTAAAGTGCTAGACCAAATTTGTTCATCCGATCATAAGCCATTGCTGGCAGAATTTACTTATATCAATCCTCAAAAAAATTAAAATGCTTGTAGATGCTGGTGTTTTAGCTATTTTTAGCACAACTACAGTTGTTGCTCATGTCGTGGGAGTTGCACATGCAGCCCATGCAGTGATGAATGTGCGTTCTTCCCAAGGGGCAATTGCCTGGAGCATTTCTCTAATTACCTTTCCCTGGCTAGCTATTCCGTTGTATTGGATTTTAGGAAGAACTAAATTTCATGGATATGCTGAAACACTGCGCTCAGTCTATGCACAACACTACAACCTTATTCATCCGATTTATAGTGACCTGATTAAATTTCAGGTTGCGCCACCAGATAATCTAGCCGAGTTGCAACCATTAGCGAAGGCTTTTACAGAAATTCCTTTCACATCAGGTAATGCTGCGGAATTACTAATTGATGGTCAGCAAACCTTTGAAGCGATGCTGAAAAAGATTGCATCGGCGACAAATTATATTTTGTTCCAATTCTATACTGTTAACGATGACCAAGCTGGTAATGAGTTTAAAGAAGCATTGATTGCTAAAGCCAAGCAAGGAATAAACATCTACTTTCTCTACGATGAAATTGGTTCCAAGAAACTATCTCGTCCTTATATCCAGTCTCTAAAACAGCATGGAATTGCAGTAAGTGCATTTAACACCACCCAAGGTCAGGGTAATCGGCTCCAATATAATTTTCGCAATCATCGGAAAATTCTGGTGGTGGATGGAGAAATAGCATTTGTCGGTGGACTGAATATTGGTGACGAATATTTAGGAAAAAATCCTCGCTTGAGTCCCTGGCGTGACACCCACATCATGCTCGAAGGCCCAACTGTGCAAAGCCTACAAAACTCCTTTGTGCGAGATTGGTATTGGGCGACTCGAAAACTTATCGAAGTTAACTGGCAGGTAAAAATTAATCGGGAAATTAATCAAACTGCATTCATTCTTCCTACAGGCCCCGCAGATACGCTACCAGCTTGTAAGCTTTTTTTCGTCGAACTAATTAATCAAGCTCAAACTCACCTCTGGATTGCTAGTCCATATTTTGTGCCGGACGAAGCAACATTGTCAGCCTTAAAACTGGCAGCAATGCGAGGTGTTGATGTGCGAATTCTCTTACCAAATCGACCCGATCACTTATTTGTTTATTTATGTTCCTTCTCTTACTACACCGAAATGGAAAGAATCGGTATCAAGTTGTATCGTTACAAAAATGGGTTTATGCACCAGAAAATTATAGTCAT harbors:
- a CDS encoding PIN domain-containing protein gives rise to the protein MQLLLPLEIVEFNQSSATIYASIRSDLESRGLIIGAMDMLIASHALSLGVTLVTNNMREFSRIPTLLLENWVD
- the rbsK gene encoding ribokinase, with the translated sequence MSIIVFGSINIDLVATTPRLPVAGETLLGEDFFKVSGGKGANQAVALAKLGIPTQIVGRVGADDFGSELINNLQASGVQTDNIFVDKTVSSGVAIITVSQTGENQIVVIPGANGRVNQEDVERLSYFLPEATALLLQLEIPITAVIAAAQVAQRANIKVIFDPAPAQSNLPDELYPLVDIITPNEVEAAQLVGFPVDGEEQAAKAAAVLLQRGVKCAIVKLGAKGVFCATAEEKFFVPAFSVHAVDTVAAGDAFNGGLAAALFEGLSLHQAVVWGAAAGALTATKPGAQTSLPDRFTFDAFLKERKMNGGFQG
- a CDS encoding transaldolase family protein, which codes for MALYLDSAIASEAEVVKLWGWVKGITTNPTLLSQSDTPPETTLKKLVALTNGPLYYQLMASDKAGMLAEARKAFEIIGSQTILKIPATPLGFEVVASLSPEITCSVTAIYSAAQAAVAREAGAKIAIAYVNRATRLLGDGIALVRDMASVLKGSDTEILAASIKSPEEAAASLQAGADHLTLPLTMLQAIATHEFSQKTVEEFAKGGIGLTNS
- a CDS encoding glutathione S-transferase family protein; the encoded protein is MTQLTLVIGNKNYSSWSLRPWLAMKQFGLEFNEIRIPLYNNPDCSLKIRQYSSSGKVPVLLHDTQTVWDSLAICEYLAETFPNLQWWPEEKAARALARSISAEMHSGFQNLRQNMPMNCRAKYPGKGLASVVQQDIDRITSIWQESRQKFGAGGNFLFGNFTIADAFFAPVVLRFITYDVHLDTVSRNYLESVLALPAMQEWINAAKNETEVIPQYEF
- a CDS encoding endonuclease/exonuclease/phosphatase family protein; its protein translation is MPNIQEHVNTLITKFVPGYRFFRLQELTIDKNNSLQTEINSNSIKVLSWNIAKQNYNNAWLEDFSKIIATYQPNFIFLQEFSLKLEADEWATWLKMNWNFAPNFVDIHHQTYSGIFTASTIKPITKKVITTKHYEPIVKTPKISLITEYLLSEQNTTILTINTHLINFVDLNKFKIQLNELERALSTHRGPLIFSGDFNTWSRKRAVILNQVTTQLGLTPVIFAPDEKEKIKRFLLSPPLDHIFYRNLSVKKASAKVLDQICSSDHKPLLAEFTYINPQKN
- the cls gene encoding cardiolipin synthase — its product is MLVDAGVLAIFSTTTVVAHVVGVAHAAHAVMNVRSSQGAIAWSISLITFPWLAIPLYWILGRTKFHGYAETLRSVYAQHYNLIHPIYSDLIKFQVAPPDNLAELQPLAKAFTEIPFTSGNAAELLIDGQQTFEAMLKKIASATNYILFQFYTVNDDQAGNEFKEALIAKAKQGINIYFLYDEIGSKKLSRPYIQSLKQHGIAVSAFNTTQGQGNRLQYNFRNHRKILVVDGEIAFVGGLNIGDEYLGKNPRLSPWRDTHIMLEGPTVQSLQNSFVRDWYWATRKLIEVNWQVKINREINQTAFILPTGPADTLPACKLFFVELINQAQTHLWIASPYFVPDEATLSALKLAAMRGVDVRILLPNRPDHLFVYLCSFSYYTEMERIGIKLYRYKNGFMHQKIIVIDENIAGVGTVNLDSRSFSLNFEVMGFVTEPRFVQSVKKMLEDDLAVCVAVDLNEYDKKPFWFKLAVRVSRLLTPLL